The following proteins come from a genomic window of Venturia canescens isolate UGA chromosome 4, ASM1945775v1, whole genome shotgun sequence:
- the LOC122409097 gene encoding uncharacterized protein has translation MVEFVKNTTTGDSTRQPPAGTVATAARFVWSELQRLRNESSLSQIYQQRIASLDEFRLALGSQLATMTEAKIALENTIVAIRQETKDFNDVESNQMSRQCPRSLSREVGEIVEAAVMIVIA, from the exons ATGGtcgaatttgtgaaaaataccacGACCGGAGATTCGACTCGTCAACCGCCGGCGGGAACCGTAGCGACCGCAGCGAGATTCGTTTGGTCGGAATTACAACGACTTCGAAACGAATCGTCTCTCTCGCAAATTTATCAGCAGCGAATCGCTTCTCTCG ATGAGTTCAGATTGGCTCTGGGGAGTCAACTAGCAACGATGACCGAGGCAAAAATAGCTCTCGAGAATACGATCGTCGCGATTCGGCAAGAAACTAAAGACTTTAACGACGTTGAAAGTAATCAGATGTCGCGTCAATGTCCTCGTTCGCTATCTCGAGAAGTTGGAGAAATAGTCGAGGCGGCGGTAATGATCGTTATAGCGTAA